CATCAATCAACACTGCGTAAAGTTGACATCATGAGCAATATTATTTCTAGAGCTGCTGACAATTCCTTAAAAATAAACACGAGGATGTGCGAAAACTTCAAGCTCTATCCCGTCGCCCTTGGTGAGTTGTTCAAAGAACACTGGTTTTTCTCGATCATATTATCTCTATGCACGATCCTAGGGTTTATATTTGGAATTCCGCAACTATTTCACTAGAAATAATCGCATTACATGCTTACAAACTAATTGATTAAAAAATTATCCTGAGAGGCTGCGCATGAAGATAGAACAGGCTGACAAGAAAGATTATCCTGCGTTGCTTAACGTATGGGAAACTTCCGTTCGAGCGACGCATAATTTCTTGAATGAAGCTGATATTTCCTTCTTAAAGCCGTTGATTCTTGAACAATATTTTGATGCTGTGAAATTACGATGCGTAAAAAATGCGCAAGGCACCATTCTCGGATTTTGCGGCGTTTCCGAGAAGAAACTTGAAATGCTCTTTGTGTTGCCCCAAAACAGAGGACAAGGCATCGGTTCTTCCCTATGCAGGCATGCCATCGAAAGCATGGATGTCGCATACGTGGATGTCAATGAGCAGAACCCGCAGGCAATCGGATTCTATAAGCACCTTGGCTTCCGCATTATAGACCGATCACCGATTGACGGCCAGGGAAAACCCTTTCCGTTACTGCATATGAAGCTGGATTGAATCTTCTTCGAGGTTCAGGCCAACAAACCAGACACTCCCACATGACTGTGCCTGAGGAACTGCCATGAAAAAAACCTACGTATTGCTGTTCGACGGATATGCGGACTGGGAAATCGGCTTTGCTCTTGCCGAACTGCGGCGTATGGGCAATGTGCCGGTCGTTGGTGTCGGACTCTCGGATGCACCCGTTTTATCCATGGGTGGACTCAAGGTACAGCCGGGGCGGCGCCTTTCCGATATTGCCATCGATGACATCCTGCTCTTCATCCTGCCGGGAGGAATGCTCTGGGAGCAATCGTACCCCAAGGAGGAAATCCATTCCTTCCTGCAAAATCTCGACGAAAGGAAAATCCCGACGGCAGCCATATGCGCGGCAACGACCGTACTCGCCAAAGCCGGTTTGTTGCAAAACAGGAAGCATACTTCGAATTCCTTGAAGTACCTCCGTGATCATGTTCCGGGTTACACCAGCCAGGATCATTATATTGAAGCGTTGGCCGTTACGGATGGGCACATCACCACAGCCAGCGGCTTGGGCAGCATCGACTTCACCATGAAAATCATGGAAGCCCTGCGGATCGCCACGCCGGACATGCGCGCCTTGTGGTACCGCGCGTTCAAATATGGAGAATTCCCTGAAGAGCTCGCGCAAGGCGAAAACGCGTAAACGCATTGGCGGCGGGACCGTCTCGAAATCGCCCCCGCGCGCCAAGCCGCCTCATGCGACCTCCGCCTGGGCGCGAAAGACTTAGCGCCGCGCGGCGGCCAAACTGCGCAGTGTCACCGCGCCGACGACCACCATGCCGCCGATCATGGCCCATTTCCCGGGGAGTTCGCCGTAGCCCAGGGCGACGAACACCGGATTGAAGATCGGCTCCAGGGTCATGATGCAGATCGCGGTCAGGGCCCGCAGCCGCCTGATGCACCAGACGTAAAGCGCCAGCGACAGCCCCTGCTGCACGATGCCGAGATAGGCCAACCCCCAAAAAGCCTCCCCGGAAAGCGGCAGTTCGCGCACCAGAAAGGGCAGCCCCACGGCGGCGGTCAGCAAATGGCCGGCAATGACCGCCGAAACCGGCGATCCCGCCCGGCCGGCCCGCATGCCGAGAGTGAAAACCGCATAGGACAGCCCCGTGCCCACGGCCAGCATGTTGCCCCAGAACCCTTCCGGCGACAGCCTGTCCAGGAAAAAAAGCGCCATCCCCCCGACCGTGACCGCGACAAAGACCCAGTCCGCCGGGCGCGTGCGTTCGCCGAGCACCGCCGGAGCCAAAAGCGCCACGTAGACCGGGGCGGTGTAGGCGAGCAGGATGGCGTTGGCGGCGGTGGTCAGCCGGGTGGCGACCACGTTGGTGACCAGCAGGCCGGCATACCCCAGGCCCGCGCACAAAAAAGGCTTTGTCGGACGAAAATCGAGCCTGCCCCGGAAAAGCGCCAAGAGCAGCAGCGCGGCAAGCAGACTGCGTCCGCCCGTGACCGCCATGGAAGGCATGGGCACGAGCTTGATGGCAA
The DNA window shown above is from Solidesulfovibrio fructosivorans JJ] and carries:
- a CDS encoding DMT family transporter, whose amino-acid sequence is MLRIASRGVATPVVGLAAGEGEPEGRGLAAGLMAVTALLWSTGGLAIKLVPMPSMAVTGGRSLLAALLLLALFRGRLDFRPTKPFLCAGLGYAGLLVTNVVATRLTTAANAILLAYTAPVYVALLAPAVLGERTRPADWVFVAVTVGGMALFFLDRLSPEGFWGNMLAVGTGLSYAVFTLGMRAGRAGSPVSAVIAGHLLTAAVGLPFLVRELPLSGEAFWGLAYLGIVQQGLSLALYVWCIRRLRALTAICIMTLEPIFNPVFVALGYGELPGKWAMIGGMVVVGAVTLRSLAAARR
- a CDS encoding DJ-1/PfpI family protein — its product is MKKTYVLLFDGYADWEIGFALAELRRMGNVPVVGVGLSDAPVLSMGGLKVQPGRRLSDIAIDDILLFILPGGMLWEQSYPKEEIHSFLQNLDERKIPTAAICAATTVLAKAGLLQNRKHTSNSLKYLRDHVPGYTSQDHYIEALAVTDGHITTASGLGSIDFTMKIMEALRIATPDMRALWYRAFKYGEFPEELAQGENA
- a CDS encoding GNAT family N-acetyltransferase, encoding MKIEQADKKDYPALLNVWETSVRATHNFLNEADISFLKPLILEQYFDAVKLRCVKNAQGTILGFCGVSEKKLEMLFVLPQNRGQGIGSSLCRHAIESMDVAYVDVNEQNPQAIGFYKHLGFRIIDRSPIDGQGKPFPLLHMKLD